A part of Bacillota bacterium genomic DNA contains:
- a CDS encoding NAD-dependent epimerase/dehydratase family protein, whose protein sequence is MKRILITGKNSYVGTNVEKWLLNKNSEYFVETLDMKDTRWTEFDFSGFDVVFHVAGIAHVSTKKRMRELYYKVNRDLAIEVAKKAKIENVKQFILMSSGIVYGDCSKIGINHSININTPPCPSNDYGKSKLQAEQGILEMESSLFKVCVLRAPMIYGPGCKGNYNSLSKFGKKLKVFPNIINERSVLFIDNLSEFVNLMIENVESGIFFPQNNEFICTSKIVLDISSFYGNNLRLTKFFNPIIKLISLVFPKLNKAFGSFIYDKDMSVYNTNYQIVNYLDSIIITETKSQ, encoded by the coding sequence ATAAAAAGAATCCTAATAACAGGCAAGAACAGTTATGTAGGAACAAATGTTGAAAAATGGTTACTCAATAAGAATAGTGAATATTTTGTTGAAACATTGGATATGAAAGATACTCGATGGACTGAATTTGATTTTAGTGGTTTTGATGTGGTTTTCCATGTGGCGGGAATTGCACACGTTTCAACCAAGAAAAGAATGAGAGAACTTTACTATAAAGTAAATAGGGATTTAGCTATCGAGGTTGCTAAAAAGGCAAAGATTGAAAATGTAAAACAATTTATTTTAATGAGTAGTGGAATTGTATATGGGGACTGCTCGAAAATTGGTATTAATCACTCAATTAATATAAATACTCCTCCTTGTCCGAGTAATGATTATGGAAAAAGCAAACTTCAAGCAGAACAAGGCATTTTAGAGATGGAAAGTAGTTTGTTTAAAGTATGTGTACTTAGAGCACCTATGATTTATGGTCCTGGATGCAAAGGTAATTATAATAGCCTATCAAAATTTGGAAAGAAGTTAAAGGTTTTTCCAAATATAATAAACGAAAGAAGCGTTTTGTTTATTGATAATTTATCTGAATTTGTAAATCTTATGATAGAAAACGTTGAAAGTGGCATATTCTTCCCTCAAAACAATGAATTTATTTGCACTTCTAAAATCGTTCTCGATATTTCATCATTTTATGGAAATAATTTAAGACTCACTAAATTCTTTAATCCAATAATCAAATTAATAAGTTTAGTCTTCCCTAAATTGAACAAAGCATTTGGAAGTTTTATATATGATAAGGACATGTCTGTATACAATACTAATTATCAAATTGTGAATTATCTGGATTCTATTATTATTACTGAGACCAAAAGTCAATGA
- a CDS encoding nucleotide sugar dehydrogenase — protein sequence MKIAVIGLGYVGLSNAVLFSQNHKVIALDVLKEKVELVNNRKSPIVDKEIEEYLAFKELELTATLVKEDAYKDSVFIIVATPTNYNPELNYFDTSTVDGVINEVEFYNPKATVIIKSTVPVGYTIEKRIEHPNLKIIFSPEFLREGKALYDNLFPSRVIIGDNSQEASLFADLLLEGAVKKNIPVLFTGSTEAEAIKLFSNTYLALRVAFFNELDTYAEVRNLDTKEIIDGVGLDPRIGNYYNNPSFGYGGYCLPKDTKQLLANYRNVPQKIMTAIVESNRTRKDHIVEMILMRNPKTVGIFKLVMKSNSDNFRQSSIQGIMKRIKEKGIEIIIYEPSIKATMYYDSIIVNELDVFKMKSDVIVTNRLYTELEDVLQKVYTRDIYNRD from the coding sequence ATGAAAATCGCAGTTATTGGACTAGGATATGTGGGATTATCAAATGCTGTGCTTTTTAGCCAAAATCATAAGGTTATAGCATTGGATGTGTTAAAGGAAAAAGTCGAATTAGTAAACAATAGAAAATCACCAATAGTTGATAAAGAAATTGAAGAATATCTAGCATTTAAAGAATTAGAATTAACTGCAACTTTAGTAAAAGAAGATGCCTATAAAGATTCTGTGTTTATTATTGTAGCAACTCCAACAAACTATAACCCTGAGCTAAACTATTTCGACACCTCAACTGTTGATGGTGTTATAAATGAAGTTGAATTTTATAATCCTAAAGCAACTGTCATTATAAAGTCCACAGTGCCAGTAGGGTATACAATTGAAAAAAGAATAGAACATCCTAATCTAAAAATAATATTTTCACCAGAGTTTTTACGAGAGGGAAAGGCACTATACGATAATTTATTCCCTTCTAGAGTAATTATTGGTGATAATAGCCAAGAAGCATCACTTTTTGCTGACTTATTACTGGAAGGAGCTGTTAAAAAGAATATACCAGTATTGTTCACTGGGTCTACTGAAGCAGAAGCTATTAAATTATTTTCTAACACATATTTAGCTTTGAGAGTTGCTTTTTTCAATGAACTAGATACATATGCTGAGGTTAGAAATTTAGATACTAAAGAAATAATTGATGGTGTTGGACTAGATCCCAGAATCGGAAACTATTATAACAACCCTTCGTTTGGGTATGGTGGCTATTGTTTGCCAAAAGATACTAAGCAATTGCTTGCAAATTATAGAAATGTTCCTCAGAAAATTATGACTGCAATTGTCGAATCTAATAGAACTAGAAAAGATCACATAGTTGAGATGATACTTATGAGAAATCCGAAAACAGTGGGTATTTTTAAATTAGTAATGAAGAGCAACTCAGATAATTTTAGGCAATCGTCAATTCAAGGAATTATGAAAAGAATTAAGGAAAAAGGAATAGAAATTATAATTTATGAACCGTCAATTAAAGCGACCATGTATTATGACTCTATAATAGTTAATGAATTGGATGTTTTTAAAATGAAAAGTGACGTAATCGTGACAAACAGATTATATACCGAACTTGAAGATGTTTTGCAGAAAGTATATACTCGAGATATATATAATAGAGATTAG